One genomic segment of Hymenobacter psoromatis includes these proteins:
- a CDS encoding circadian clock KaiB family protein encodes MLPAPTPPGPPAYELVLYVTGATPNSTRAVRNIKAICEQYLPGGYVLRILDIYQQPELAQQAQLVAAPTLVRLRPLPQRRLVGDLSNRPLVLSVLGLDHLLPPATTP; translated from the coding sequence GTGCTACCGGCCCCTACCCCCCCCGGCCCGCCCGCCTACGAGCTGGTACTTTATGTGACGGGGGCTACTCCCAATTCGACGCGGGCCGTGCGCAACATCAAGGCCATTTGTGAGCAGTATTTGCCCGGCGGCTACGTGCTGCGCATCCTCGACATTTACCAGCAGCCCGAGCTGGCCCAGCAGGCCCAGCTGGTGGCCGCACCCACGCTGGTGCGCCTGCGGCCGCTACCTCAGCGCCGGTTGGTGGGCGACCTCTCGAACCGCCCGCTCGTGTTGAGCGTTTTAGGCCTAGACCATCTATTGCCCCCCGCTACTACCCCATGA